GAGCTCGGCCTTCAAGGCCGCCCGGATCGAGGCCTGGGCCAGGAGCCGCGGCGTGACCTTCATCGGCGTGCGTCCGACCTTCCCGGGCGGGTTCTTCAAGATCCTGCGCATGCAGAAGCCCGGGTGAGCGCGCTGACCCGGCCGCAAGATCCCCCGCAAGATCCCCTGACGCAAGAACCCGCGCCCGACCCGACGCCGGCCGCCGGCCCGGAATCCGTGGCGGCTCCGGCGTGGCGCGGCTGGCTGCGGGTGCTGCCGCTCGTCGCCCTGGTGGCCCTGTCGATCGGGCTCCTCGTCGGCGGCTTCACGCGCTGGTTCAGCCTCGACCAGCTCCTCGCCTCCCGGGCCTTCGCGAAGGCCTGGGTCGCAGAGGGGTTCTGGCGCGCCTATGCCTGCGCCTACCTCGCCTATGTCGGCACGGTGATCGTGTCGCTGCCGGTCTCGGTGGTCATGACGACCCTGTGCGGCTTCCTGTTCGGGCCGGTCGCCGGGGCGCTGGTGTCGATCTCGGCCGCCACGACCGGCGCCGTCATCGTGTTCTCGATCGGCCGCACCGCGGCCGGCGAGGTGCTGCTGCGGCGCGCCGGCTCGCGGCTCGGGCGGCTCGCGGAGGGCTTCCGCCGCGACGCCTTCTCCTACGTGATGGTCTTGCGCCTCCTGCCGGTCTTCCCGTTCTGGATGACCAACCTGGCGCCGGCGATCTTCGGCGTGCGCCTGCGGACCTTCGCGCTCGCCACCCTCATCGGCATCAGCCCCGGCGCCTTCATCTACGCCTCGGCGGGGGCCGGGGTGGAGACCATCGTGGCGGCGCACCAGGCGGCGAAGGAGGCCTGCATGGTGGCCGGGGGCATCGCCTGCGACGCCGCCCTGTCGCTGCGGGCCCTCGTGACACCGCAACTTGTCGCTACCCTCGTCGGCCTCGGCGTCCTGGCGCTGCTGCCTGTCCTCTGGCGGCGCTGGCGCGGCCGTCCCGGCTGAGCGACCGGACGATCACGCGCGATTCGCTTGCCGGCGACTGGATCTTCGACAATTTGAGAATAGCTTCCCCGCCGGCCCCGTGCGAGGGGTCAGGGCGGAGCAGGTATGTTAGTGTCCGGCCGGCGCGTGCGAGAGTCGGGCGAGCGAGGACGTCGAGACCGTGCATTGGGCCGATGACGCGGCGAGCCAGGGTGGCATCCGGCGTCTCGCCGGGCGGATCGGCCTGTCCGGCCGGCTGCTGCTGCTCACGGTGGTGTTCGTCCTCATCGCCGAGGTGCTGATCTACGTGCCGAGCGTCGCGAGCTACCGGCGCTCCTGGCTCTCCGACCGGGTCGCCGCCGCCCAGGTCGCCGCCCTGGTCCTCGATGCCGCGCCCCAGAGCCGCGTCTCGGACGACCTCGCCCGGCGCCTGCTGATGGGGGTCGGCGCCCAGGCCATCGCCCTCAAGGCCGGGGGGGCGCGGCGCCTCCTCAACCTCACGCCGATGCCGCCGGAAGTGGGCGAGACCGTCGACCTGCGCGAGGCCGGCTGGCTGGAGAGCATCCGCGGCGCCTGGCGCACGCTGGCGCGGCGCGATCCCCTGCCCATCCGGGTCGTCGGCCACGGCATGGACGGGGTCGATTTCGTCGAGCTGGTCCTCGATCCGGCCCCGTTGCGTCGGGCGATGGTCGCCTTCTCGGGACGGATCCTCATCGCCTCGCTGGCGATCTCCGGCATCACCGCCGGCCTCGTCTTCCTGGTGCTGCAGCTCTCGATCGTGCGGCCGGTGCGGCGGCTGGCGCGCAACATCGCGACGTTCGCGGAGGATCCGGAGGACCTGTCGCGGCGGATCAACCCTTCCTGGCGCAGCGACGAGATCGGCGCCGCCGAGACGGCGCTCGCCCGGATGGAGACCATCCTGTCGGACGAGCTGCGCCAGAAGCGGCGCCTGGCCGATCTCGGCCTCTCGGTGAGCAAGATCAACCACGAGCTGCGCAACCTGCTCACCACCGCGCAGCTCCTGGTCGACCGGCTCGAGCATGTCAGCGAGCCGGGGGTGCAACGGGTGGCGCCCCGCCTCGTCGCGACCCTCGGCCGGGCGATCCGCTATTGCGAGGGCACCCTCGCCTATGGCCGCGCCGCCGAGCGCCCGCCCGAGCGCCGGATGACCCTGCTGCGGCCGATCCTGCGCGACGCCCTCGACCTCGCCGGGCTGGCGCCGGGCGCCGCCGTCACCATCGAGGACCGCACGCCGGAGGGGTTGAGCGTCGATGCCGACCCCGACCAGCTCTCGCGGGTGCTGGTCAACCTGGTGCGCAACGCCGTGCAGGCGATCGGCCTCGCCGGGGCCGGCGAGGGCGCTCCGCTGGTCACGATCGAGGCCGAGCGCACCGGCCCGACCGTCACGATCCTCGTCTCCGACAACGGTCCCGGCCTGCCGGAGCGGGCCCGCACCCACCTGTTCGAGGCGTTCCAGGGCTCCGGCCGCTCCGGCGGCACGGGGCTCGGCCTCGCCATCGCGGCCGAGCTGGTGCGGCTCAACGGGGGAACCCTGAGCCTCGACGAGACCCGGTCCGGAGCGCGCTTCCGCATCCTGCTGACCGACCGCGACGGCTGAACGGAGCGGTTGCCAAGGTGCGCGCCGACGCCCCATCGTAGCGTCATGTCCCTGCGCGTCCCCCTCTCCGCCGTGCGCTCCTTCGAGGCGGCGGCGCGCCGCCGCTCGTTCAAGGACGCGGCGGCGGAGCTGAACCTCACCGCGAGCGCCGTCAGCCACGCCATCCGCAAGATGGAGGCCGTCTTGGGCGTCACCCTGTTCGAGCGCCAGGGCCAGGGCGTGGTGCCGACCGCCGCCGGCGAGGCGCTGCTGGAGCACGTGAGCCGCGCCTTCGACGAGCTGCATCGCGGCCTCGACCTCGTCGCGGCGCAGGGGCCCCAGCTGCTGCGCCTGCATTGCGCGCCGAGCCTCGCGGCGCAGTGGCTGACGCCGCGCCTCGCCCGGTTCCTCGCCGCCCATCCGGGCTTCGAGGTGCGGCTCGCCGCCGGCATGGACTATGCCCGCTTCGTCGGCGACGAGTTCGACGCCGACCTCGTCTACGGCCCGCCCCGGGGCGAGGGGCTGGTGGCGGTGCCGCTCTGCACCGAGACGGTGACCCCGCTCTGCGACCCCGCGCGCGCCGCCCGCATCCGCCGCCCGGAAGACCTCCTCGACCAGGTGCTGATCCAGAGCGACAACAAGCAGGTGCGCTGGCCGCTCTGGTTCGCCCGCAACGGCCTGCCGGCCCCCCGCCCCTCGGGGTGCGGTTCGACCGCAGCTTCCTCGCCATCGCGGCCGCCGCCGACGGGCTCGGGGTCGCGCTCGAATCGACGCTGCTGGCGGAGCGCGAGATCGCCAGCGGCCGCCTCGTGGCGCCGCTCCGCGGCCTGGCGCAGGACGTGACCTACGTCGGCCACTACCTCGTCTACCCGGCGACGACGCGGCGGCGGGCGCCTTTGCGGGTCTTCGCCCGCTGGCTGGCGCAGGAGATGGGGCTGGTGCTGCCGGAGGATCTGGCGTGAGTGAGGAAGATTTTGGTTTGCGCCCTGAGGCGCATCCATGAGTCGTCCCACGGACGCGCGAGACCTCGCGCCGATCGCCGAACTCTACCACCGCGTCTGGCACGAGACCCACCGCCCGCACATGCCACAGGCCGAGCGGGACGCGCGGCAGGAGTGCTTCTTCCTGAACCGCATGACGGGGCTGATGCCGAACGTCGTCGTCTGCGAAGCGGGATCTGCGATCGTCGGGTTTGCTGCGTGGAAGGGGTCACGCCTCGGCCAACTCTTCCTCGACGCCTCCGCCCGTGAGTCCGGCTTCGCCCAGCGCCTCATGGAGGCTGCGGAACGCAGGCTGCGTGGGCAGAGATCGCGGAAGCCGAGTTGCGTTGCCTCGTCGGCAATGAACGCGCGAGACGGTTCTACGAACGCGCCGGCTGGCACGTCGCGGGGATTGTTGCCGAGGCGATCCGGAGTGAGGCGGACGGTGAACGGCGCGACTTCTGGGTGATGCGCAAGCGCCTCATCCCTCACGGGTTTCGACCTTCCGCCACGTCGGCGCCGTTCGTCACGCCAGACGCTGCGCATTCACGCGACCCGTTTCAGCAGCCAGGCGTCCTGCTTCTTCAGGAACGCCTCGAGATGATCCGGATAGGCAGCCGTCACGGCTCCCTGTACGCTCGGGCGCGCGGCCAATGCGCGGCGCCAGGCTCGCGTTCGGGGCAGACCGTCGAGCACCCCGGTCGGCGCGATCGCATCGAATACGTCGAAGTATCGGAAGATCGGCGCGAAGACCGCGTCGACCAGGCTGAATCGGGGACCGGCGAAGAAGGGGCCCTCTCCCAGTTCGGCTTCGATCCTCGCGAACTTGTCGGTGAGCCCTCTGCGCTTGGTCTCGTAGGGGCCGACGTCCTTGGCCGTCTCGAAGCCCCAGAGATCGGCCAGGATGGATGAGCCGAACTCGATCCAGCCGCGGTGACGCGCCTTTGTCAGCGGATCATCCGGGTGGAGCGGCGGATCCGGCCGAGTCTCCTCGATGTACTCGCAGATCACCATGCTCTCGAAGACGACGGCTTGCGTTCCGTCGGGCTGCGTCACGAGCAGCAGCGGCACCTTGCCGAGCGGCGAGATGGCGGAGAACCAGTCCGGCTTCCGCGAAAGATCGATGTCGCGCCGGTCATGGGCGATGCCCTTCTCGGACAGGGCGATCGCGGCCCGCTGGACGTAGGGGCAGAGGACGTGGCTGACGAGGGTGAGAGGGCTGCCGGACATGGGGGCGGTCTCCACGGGGCGGTTCGGCGAAGAGGCGTCGAACGGCACCACGCGCCGTCGATCGAGATATATGCAGATGCATCCAATTCCAGATTGATCGTCGCGTCAATCCGGATGTAGGTGCATCTATGTCCGTTTCCTCTCCGACCTCACCCCCGACGCCCACCGCCTCCGTCACGCGGGCGTGGATCGGCCTCATGCGCACGCAGCGCGTCATCCTGAGCGCCGTCGAGAAAGATCTGAAGCGAGCCGGCCTTCCGCCCCTCGGCTGGTACGACGTGCTTCTCGAACTGTCCCGCGCCGAGGGGGGACGGTTGCGTCCCTACGAGATCGAGGCTCGGACATTGCTGGCGCAACACAATCTATCGCGCCTTCTGGATCGCATGGAAACGGAGGCCTTCGTCCGCCGAGACGCGTTCGACGGAGACGGCCGCGGTCGATGGATCGTCATCACCGAGGCAGGACGCGCCATGCAGACGAGGATGTGGGTCGTCTACGCCGCATCGATCCAGGCGCACATGGGCGCGAAGCTGACCGACCAGGAAGCTGCCGGATTGGCGGATGCGCTCGCGAAGCTGTCGCGCTGAAGCGAGAACAGTCTGGCTGACGGCCCAGGCGCGCGTCCCGATCTCTCGCGAGGCTGGAACTTGCGAACCGAGGCCCCGCCGGCTGCCCTGGATACTGACACGAGGTCTTTGGATGTATGGAGCGGGCGAAGGGATTCGAACCCTCGACCCCAACCTTGGCAAGGTTGTGCTCTACCCCTGAGCTACACCCGCTCACATTGTCAGGCCGTGCGAACTTGGAGCGGGCGAAGGGATTCGAACCCTCGACCCCAACCTTGGCAAGGTTGTGCTCTACCCCTGAGCTACACCCGCCCAAACCCGTTCGGCCTCGTGGAAAAACTGGAGCGGGCGAAGGGATTCGAACCCTCGACCCCAACCTTGGCAAGGTTGTGCTCTACCCCTGAGCTACACCCGCTCGCTGTTTTCCGTCGGCGTCACCGTGGCGGCGCCGATGAGCGGCATAAACACCATTCCGCCGGGGAGCGCAAGAGGTTGCGGCGTCGGTTGCGGAGCCTCCCTACCAGGTCGCGGCGGGCGCCGTTCCGTCGCGGATCTCGGCCAGCCGCGCGCGGGTCGCCGGGGTGGTCTCCGGCGGCAGGGCGTCGAGGGGGAAGAAGGCGGCGGCCGCGATCTCGCGGTCGGGCGTCTTCGGCACCGGCAGCGTGAAGGCGCGGGCGACGTAGAGTGCGACGTGGTCGCGCTTCGAGGCGCGGTCGTTGAAGTAGAAGCCGTGCAGGGTCGGCGGAGCAGTCGGATCGAGGACGATCCCGGTCTCCTCGCGGAACTCGCGGGCGATGGCCGCGAGCGCCGTCTCGCCCGGCTCGACCCCGCCGCCCGGCAGGTGCCAGCCGTCCATGTAGGTGTGGCGCACGAGGCAGACCCGGTTGTCCGGATCGATCGCCGCCCCACGCACCCCCAGGGTCATCCCGCGGGTGAAGCGCCAGACGAGGTGGGCGCCCCGCATCAGCAGGGCCTGTCGGCGCGTCATTCCGCGACTCCCTCTTCTCATCGCGCCGCGCCATCGACGCGTCGATGGCGCGGCGTTCGGCGCATCAGCGCCGGCGCCCGGTCGGGCTTGCCCGGCGTCTTCGAACAAGTCCGAAGACGCCGCGAGGTTACACGACGGTCAGGCGGATCTCGCCGACGCCCTCGATCGCCCCGACCATGGTCTGGCCGCGGGTCACCGCGCCGACGCCCTCCGGCGTGCCGGCGAAGATGATGTCGCCGGGCTCCAGCACGAAGTAGGTCGACAGGTAGGCGATCTGCTCGGCCACCGACCAGATCATGTCGGAGAGGTCGCCCTTCTGGCGGACGGTCCCGTCGACCGACAGGGTGATGGCACCCCTGTCCGGATGGCCGATGACCGAAGCGGGCTTGAGCGTGCCGACGGGCCCCGACAGGTCGGCGGCCTTGCCGAGCTCCCACGGCCGGCGCAGGGCCTTGGCCTCGTCCTGGACGTCGCGGCGGGTCATGTCGAGGCCGACCGCGTAGCCGTAGACGTGGTCGAGGGCCTCTTCCACCGGGATGTCGCGGCCACCCTTGGCGATCGCCACCACCATCTCGACCTCGTGGTGGTAGTTCGCGGTCTTCGGCGGGTAGGGGTGCTCCACGGTCTGGCCGTCCGGCACCACCTGGAGGGCGTCGGCGGGCTTCATGAAGAAGAACGGCGGCTCGCGGGTCGGGTCGGCGCCCATCTCCCGGGCATGGGCGGCGAAGTTGCGCCCGACGCAGTAGACCCGGCGCACGGGAAACAGGTCGTCGGTGCCATGGATCGGGAGCGCGGTGCGCGGCGGGTTCGGGATCACGGAGAGCATGAGGCTGCTGTCTCGGGCGAAGTTTCGCGAAGGGCCGCGCATCTTGGAAAAGCGGCCGGCCGACCGCTATCTAGAGGGCGGTGCCGCGGTGCGCCATCCCGTCCCGCCGCAACCCTCCTGCCTCATGATGCGCGCCCCCGTGAACCACAGCTCGACCCACAGCCTGCTCGCCACCCTCGCGGCCCGCCTCGGGCCCGCGCACGTCCTCACCGAGGCGACCGACCTCGCCCCCCACCTCGCCGAGACCCGCGGCCTCTACCGGGGCGAGGCGCTGGCGGTCGTGCGCCCGCGCGACACGCAGGAGGTCGCCTTCGTGGTCGGGGCCTGCGCCGCGGCGCGGGTGCCGGTGGTGGCCCATGGCGGCAATACCGGGCTCGTCGGCGGCGGCGTGCCGTTCGGCGGCGTGGTGATCTCGCTCGCCCGCCTCGACCGGGTGCGGGCGGTCGATCCTCTGGATTCCACCATCACGGTCGAGGCCGGCTGCGTGCTGGCCAACGTCCAGGCGGCCGCGGACGCCGCCGGGATGCTATTTCCGCTCTCGCTCGCCTCCGAGGGCTCGTGCCGGATCGGCGGCAACCTCGCCACCAATGCCGGCGGGACCGCGGTGCTCGCCTACGGCAATGCCCGCGAGCTGACCCTCGGCCTCGAGGTGGTGCTGGCCGACGGGCAGGTCTGGAACGGGCTGCGGGCCCTGCGCAAGGACAATTCCGGCTACGACCTGAAGAACCTCTTCGTCGGCTCGGAGGGCACGCTCGGCATCATCACCGCCGCCGTGCTGCGGCTGCACCCCAAGCCCGTCTCGAAGGCCACCGCCTTCCTCGGCCTCGCCTCGGCGCGCGCGGCGCTCGACGCCTTCGGCCGTCTGCGCGACCGGCTCGGGCCCCGGCTCACCGCCTTCGAGTACGTGCCGCGCTTCCCCCTGGAGGTGGTGCTGCGCCACTTGGCCGGCGCGGTGCGGCCGCTTTCCGGCGACCACCACTCCTACGCCCTCGTCGAGATCTCCTCGCCGGCGCCCGACGCGCCCGAGGAGCTGGAGGCGGAACTCGGCGGCCTGATCGAGGCCGGGCTCGTCGAGGACGCGGTGCTGGCCCAGAGCGCGGCGCAAGGGGCCGCCCTGTGGCGCCTGCGCGAGAGCCTGTCGGAGATGCAAGGGCACGAGGGCGGCTCGATCAAGCACGACGTCTCGGTGCCGGTCTCCCGGGTGGCGGAGTTCCTGGAGCGGGCATCGGCCGCCTGCGAGGCGGCGCTGCCGGGCGTGCGGGTCTGCGCCTTCGGGCATTTCGGCGACGGCAACATCCACTTCAACCTGACCCAGCCGGTGGGGGCCGAGAAGGCCGCCTTCCTCGCCGAGTGGCCGCGCTTCAACCGCATCGTCCACGACATCGTCCACGCCATGGACGGCTCGATCGCCGCCGAGCACGGCGTCGGGCTGATCAAGCGCGACGAGCTGACCCGCTACAAGGACCCGGTCGCCCTCGACCTGATGCGCCGCCTCAAGGGCGCCCTCGACCCGCTCGGCATCCTGAATCCCGGCAAGGTTCTGGCCGGGGAAGGCGGCCCCGAGTGGTTCCCGGGCAAAGCGTCGGCAGCATGATCGCGCTGTTTCGCCAGGCCGCTCCGGCACCGGCGGGCCTGACCGCGGCCACCCTGCTCGGTGCCTTCGAGAGCCTCGGCGACAATTGCGAGTTCGGCATCGCCCAGCGCTATGCCGGCGCCGACCCCCTCGGGCTGTTCCGCCTCTCCTCGGCGCCGATCGGCGACCTCGTCCACGCGGTCGAGACGCGGTTTTCCCATTACGGCGGGGCAGAGGACATCGAGGTCCGGGTCGGCGCCGGCGGCTACCTGTTCTGCCACAGCCGCCGGTACGGTTTCGCCTATCACACCGGCGACACCGCGCCCCGCGTGAAGCCCGCCGACATCCTGGCGCGGGAGATCCGCCGGGTCGACTACCTCAAGGACCGGCTGCTCGCCGACCTCGCGGCGGGAGAGAAAATCCTGGTCCGCAAGGGACCGCCGGGGGAGAGCGAGGGCGCGGTGCGCCGCCTGTTCGGCGCCCTGCGGGCGATCGGCCCGGTGACCCTGCTGCGGGTCTGCGCGGCGGAGGAGGCTCCGCCCGGCCGGGTGGTCTGGCGCGGCGAGGGCCTGATGCAGGGGGCGCTGCCCCACTTCGCCCCCTATGCCGCGGCGACCGACGCCGACCTGCCGGGCTGGCTCGCGGTCTGCGGCCGGGCCTACGCCCTGCGCCACAGCCTGGTCGAGCCCCCTGCCCTGGCGCCGGACGGCCCGCCGCTCTTCGAAGCGACCGACACCACCCGCCCCGCGCTGGCCGTCGCCGCGCCCGAGCCGGGCGCGCTCGCCGCCTCCTACCCGGTCGCGGGCCTGCGGCCGAACCGCCTCCACGTCGTCGCGGCGGAGATCCGGCTGCCCGAGGATTTTCGCGGGACGCGGGCCGCCCTCGCCTTCGTCGACGCGGCGCCCCATGCCCGCCGGGAGGCGGATCTCAGCCGCCGCGGCAGCTGGCAGACGATCTACGGCGCCACCCGGATGCGCAAGCGCCAGAGCGAGGCCACGGTCGGCCTGATGCTGGCGGGGCCGGCCGGTACGGCGGTGGAGATGCGGGGATGGCGGGTGACGGAGGGGTGCCTGCCGGGGGTGGGGTGAGGCACGGTACCCGAGGGCTGCCATTCACAGCCTTATGGCTCGAAACCCGCCCATCTGTAATCCTCCGCCCTTTCCCGGACGACTGAAGCGAAGCGGAAGGAGATCCGGGAAAGGGGCGAGCGTGGGAACGGAGGTTGGTTTCCTATCCAGCCCTGGAGGATACGGGCGGTCCGAGCGACATCGTCACCGCGCGTCCTGCAGATCCACCCGCCTCTCGCCCGCCACCCCCGCCAGATCCTCCCGGATGCCTTGCGTGATCGCCTTCAGCTCCGGCGCCGCCCGGTCCCGCGGCTGGCCCGCCGCAATGCGGTGGGCCGCAACGATGCGGCCCGGGCTCCCTGCCAGCACCACGACCCGGTCGGCGAGGTAGACCGCCTCCTCGATGTCGTGGGTGACGAACAGGACGGTCTGGCCCGAAGCGCGGCAGAGCCGGGCGAGCTCGTCCTGCAGCGTCTCGCGGGTGAGCGCGTCGAGGGCCGAGAACGGCTCGTCCATGAGCAGGACGTGCGGCTCGACCGCCAGCGCCCGGGCGAGCGACACCCGCTGGCGCTGGCCCCCGGAGAGCTGGAACGGCCAGCGCCCGGCGAGCGCCCCGAGACCGACCCGGTCGAGGGCGGCTTGCGCCCGCCGGCGCCGCTCGACCCGGGGGAGGCGCAGCTTCTCGAGCCCGAAGGCGACGTTGTCGAGGACCCGGCGCCAGGGCAGCAGGCGCGAATCCTGAAACACCAGGGCGACGGCCCGGCGACCCGGCTCGGGCGCACTGACCGAGACGGTGCCGGCACTTGGGCGCACGAGGTCGGCGATCACGCGCAGCAGCGTCGACTTGCCGACGCCGGAAGCGCCGACGATCGCCAGGAACTCGCCGGGCTCGATGTCGAGGTCGAGGCCGGACAGCACCGTGGTGCGGGTGCCATCGCGGGTGAAGGTGAGGGCGAGGCCCTGGATCGCGATCAGGCCCGCCATCGGAGCATCCAGCCTTGCAGCGCCGTGAAGGCGGCGTCGAACACGCCGTAGAGCAGCGCCATGGTGAGCATGTAGACGACCACGATGTCGGTCGCGAGGAGCGTCGACGCCTGCATCATCCGCTGGCCCAAGCCGGCGACGCCAAAAATCTCGGCCGCCACCACCGCCATCCAGGCCTGCCCGATGGCGGTGCGCACGCCGACGAGGATCCCCGGCATGGCAGCGGGCCACACCACGGTCACCAGGCGCTCGGGGGCGGAGCGGAAGCCGAAGGCGGCGGCGAGCTCGATCAGGTCGCGGTCGACGCCGCGGATCGCCCCGTGGCTCGCGAAGTAGACGATCCAGAACACCCCGATCGCCACGATGAACAGGGCCGCCTCCGGGCTGACCCCGAACCAGATGATGGCGAAGGGCACCCAGGCGAGGCCCGGCACCGGGCGCAGGACCCGCACCACCCAGGCGGTCAGGCCTTCGGCCGTGCGCGACATTCCCGTCAGGGTGCCGGCGGCGATGCCGAGGCCGAGGCCGAGGGCGAGACCGCCGAGGTAATGCCCGAGGCTGCCGCCGATGGCCGCGAGCCACTGGCCGGAGCGCAGCTCGCGCAAAAATGCTTCCGGCAGCACCGAGGGCGGCGGCAGGAAGGCCGGATTGACGAGGCCGAGCCGGGGCACGGCCTCCCACAGCACGAAGAAGGCGGCGAGCCCCAGGAGCGGGAGCAGCAACGCCGCGGGGCGGGATCTCACGGGTGAACTCTCACTTGCCGGCGACGGCGCGCTCGTAGAGCCGCGGCTCGAACAGCCCGTCGAGGGCCACCTCGCGCTCCAGCGCGCCGATCTTCACCTGGTAGCGCTGCATCGCCGCCGTCGCCTCGA
This is a stretch of genomic DNA from Methylobacterium sp. 17Sr1-1. It encodes these proteins:
- a CDS encoding ABC transporter ATP-binding protein, with amino-acid sequence MAGLIAIQGLALTFTRDGTRTTVLSGLDLDIEPGEFLAIVGASGVGKSTLLRVIADLVRPSAGTVSVSAPEPGRRAVALVFQDSRLLPWRRVLDNVAFGLEKLRLPRVERRRRAQAALDRVGLGALAGRWPFQLSGGQRQRVSLARALAVEPHVLLMDEPFSALDALTRETLQDELARLCRASGQTVLFVTHDIEEAVYLADRVVVLAGSPGRIVAAHRIAAGQPRDRAAPELKAITQGIREDLAGVAGERRVDLQDAR
- a CDS encoding FAD-binding oxidoreductase, with translation MRAPVNHSSTHSLLATLAARLGPAHVLTEATDLAPHLAETRGLYRGEALAVVRPRDTQEVAFVVGACAAARVPVVAHGGNTGLVGGGVPFGGVVISLARLDRVRAVDPLDSTITVEAGCVLANVQAAADAAGMLFPLSLASEGSCRIGGNLATNAGGTAVLAYGNARELTLGLEVVLADGQVWNGLRALRKDNSGYDLKNLFVGSEGTLGIITAAVLRLHPKPVSKATAFLGLASARAALDAFGRLRDRLGPRLTAFEYVPRFPLEVVLRHLAGAVRPLSGDHHSYALVEISSPAPDAPEELEAELGGLIEAGLVEDAVLAQSAAQGAALWRLRESLSEMQGHEGGSIKHDVSVPVSRVAEFLERASAACEAALPGVRVCAFGHFGDGNIHFNLTQPVGAEKAAFLAEWPRFNRIVHDIVHAMDGSIAAEHGVGLIKRDELTRYKDPVALDLMRRLKGALDPLGILNPGKVLAGEGGPEWFPGKASAA
- a CDS encoding ABC transporter permease subunit; the encoded protein is MRSRPAALLLPLLGLAAFFVLWEAVPRLGLVNPAFLPPPSVLPEAFLRELRSGQWLAAIGGSLGHYLGGLALGLGLGIAAGTLTGMSRTAEGLTAWVVRVLRPVPGLAWVPFAIIWFGVSPEAALFIVAIGVFWIVYFASHGAIRGVDRDLIELAAAFGFRSAPERLVTVVWPAAMPGILVGVRTAIGQAWMAVVAAEIFGVAGLGQRMMQASTLLATDIVVVYMLTMALLYGVFDAAFTALQGWMLRWRA
- a CDS encoding glutathione S-transferase family protein, translating into MSGSPLTLVSHVLCPYVQRAAIALSEKGIAHDRRDIDLSRKPDWFSAISPLGKVPLLLVTQPDGTQAVVFESMVICEYIEETRPDPPLHPDDPLTKARHRGWIEFGSSILADLWGFETAKDVGPYETKRRGLTDKFARIEAELGEGPFFAGPRFSLVDAVFAPIFRYFDVFDAIAPTGVLDGLPRTRAWRRALAARPSVQGAVTAAYPDHLEAFLKKQDAWLLKRVA
- a CDS encoding HAMP domain-containing sensor histidine kinase, yielding MHWADDAASQGGIRRLAGRIGLSGRLLLLTVVFVLIAEVLIYVPSVASYRRSWLSDRVAAAQVAALVLDAAPQSRVSDDLARRLLMGVGAQAIALKAGGARRLLNLTPMPPEVGETVDLREAGWLESIRGAWRTLARRDPLPIRVVGHGMDGVDFVELVLDPAPLRRAMVAFSGRILIASLAISGITAGLVFLVLQLSIVRPVRRLARNIATFAEDPEDLSRRINPSWRSDEIGAAETALARMETILSDELRQKRRLADLGLSVSKINHELRNLLTTAQLLVDRLEHVSEPGVQRVAPRLVATLGRAIRYCEGTLAYGRAAERPPERRMTLLRPILRDALDLAGLAPGAAVTIEDRTPEGLSVDADPDQLSRVLVNLVRNAVQAIGLAGAGEGAPLVTIEAERTGPTVTILVSDNGPGLPERARTHLFEAFQGSGRSGGTGLGLAIAAELVRLNGGTLSLDETRSGARFRILLTDRDG
- a CDS encoding NUDIX domain-containing protein codes for the protein MTRRQALLMRGAHLVWRFTRGMTLGVRGAAIDPDNRVCLVRHTYMDGWHLPGGGVEPGETALAAIAREFREETGIVLDPTAPPTLHGFYFNDRASKRDHVALYVARAFTLPVPKTPDREIAAAAFFPLDALPPETTPATRARLAEIRDGTAPAATW
- a CDS encoding helix-turn-helix domain-containing protein gives rise to the protein MSVSSPTSPPTPTASVTRAWIGLMRTQRVILSAVEKDLKRAGLPPLGWYDVLLELSRAEGGRLRPYEIEARTLLAQHNLSRLLDRMETEAFVRRDAFDGDGRGRWIVITEAGRAMQTRMWVVYAASIQAHMGAKLTDQEAAGLADALAKLSR
- a CDS encoding fumarylacetoacetate hydrolase family protein, which encodes MLSVIPNPPRTALPIHGTDDLFPVRRVYCVGRNFAAHAREMGADPTREPPFFFMKPADALQVVPDGQTVEHPYPPKTANYHHEVEMVVAIAKGGRDIPVEEALDHVYGYAVGLDMTRRDVQDEAKALRRPWELGKAADLSGPVGTLKPASVIGHPDRGAITLSVDGTVRQKGDLSDMIWSVAEQIAYLSTYFVLEPGDIIFAGTPEGVGAVTRGQTMVGAIEGVGEIRLTVV
- a CDS encoding TVP38/TMEM64 family protein; translation: MSALTRPQDPPQDPLTQEPAPDPTPAAGPESVAAPAWRGWLRVLPLVALVALSIGLLVGGFTRWFSLDQLLASRAFAKAWVAEGFWRAYACAYLAYVGTVIVSLPVSVVMTTLCGFLFGPVAGALVSISAATTGAVIVFSIGRTAAGEVLLRRAGSRLGRLAEGFRRDAFSYVMVLRLLPVFPFWMTNLAPAIFGVRLRTFALATLIGISPGAFIYASAGAGVETIVAAHQAAKEACMVAGGIACDAALSLRALVTPQLVATLVGLGVLALLPVLWRRWRGRPG